Proteins encoded in a region of the Rutidosis leptorrhynchoides isolate AG116_Rl617_1_P2 chromosome 9, CSIRO_AGI_Rlap_v1, whole genome shotgun sequence genome:
- the LOC139866737 gene encoding pentatricopeptide repeat-containing protein At3g16010 isoform X2, whose product MIKMTVKSIASRRSISTMPFLSDRIKQTENEIVQMFRLSAPREDTRNLGANQRTLRKGSASRVLDERFIRILKIFKWGPDAEKALEVLKLRVDHRLVREVLNIDVDINVKMQFFKWAGKRRHFEHDATTYMALICCLSDCGSYGDMWKMIQEMVRMSVVIDPKDLSEIVRLLGKAKMVNKALSLFYQVKGRKCKPTASTYNSVILMLMKENHADKVFDLYNEMCNEGIHFKAGRIEKALTLVAEMKDKGCGPTVYTYTELIRGLAKAGKIEEAYGIYVDMVKQGFKPDVVLINNVINILGRAGRLVDAKKVFEEMKLVNCEPNVVTYNTMIKALFDSKSSSYEAFLLFEKMKASGIVPSSFTYSIMIDGFCKTNRVEKALLLLEEMDEKGFPPCPAAYCSLINSLGKAKRYEAANELFQELRENCGSSSSRVYAVMIRNFGKCGRLDEAIDLFEEIKKTGSVPDVYAYNALMSGMVREGLIDKAYSLMREMEENGCAADVNSHNIILNGLAKSGGPQRAMVMFEKMKRSKIKPDGVSYNTLLGCLSHAGLFEEAARLMGEMKSLGFEYDAITYSSILDAVGKIDEDDAH is encoded by the exons ATGATAAAGATGACAGTCAAGTCAATTGCCTCACGTCGATCAATATCTACAATGCCATTTCTGTCTGACAGAATTAAACAAACAG AAAATGAAATTGTTCAAATGTTCCGGTTATCGGCTCCAAGAGAAGACACGAGAAACTTGGGTGCTAATCAAAGAACATTACGTAAAGGTAGTGCATCAAGGGTGTTAGATGAGAGGTTTATTAGGATTTTAAAGATATTTAAGTGGGGCCCTGATGCCGAAAAGGCTTTAGAGGTACTTAAATTAAGAGTAGATCATCGATTAGTTCGCGAGGTTTTGAATATCGATGTAGACATTAATGTTAAAATGCAGTTTTTCAAATGGGCTGGAAAGAGACGGCATTTTGAACACGATGCCACTACTTATATGGCTTTAATTTGTTGTTTATCTGATTGTGGATCGTATGGCGATATGTGGAAGATGATTCAAGAAATGGTACGAATGTCTGTTGTTATCGATCCGAAGGATTTATCAGAAATTGTAAGACTATTAGGTAAGGCTAAAATGGTTAACAAAGCCCTTTCGTTGTTTTATCAAGTTAAAGGTCGAAAATGCAAGCCGACTGCAAGTACGTATAACTCTGTTATCTTGATGTTAATGAAAGAAAATCATGCTGATAAGGTGTTTGATCTTTATAACGAGATGTGTAATGAAG GTATACATTTTAAAGCAGGTAGAATAGAAAAGGCGTTAACTTTAGTAGCTGAAATGAAAGATAAGGGATGTGGGCCCACCGTTTATACTTACACGGAGTTAATAAGAGGGCTAGCGAAAGCGGGGAAGATAGAAGAAGCGTACGGGATTTATGTCGATATGGTAAAACAAGGGTTTAAACCGGACGTTGTTCTTATAAACAATGTGATTAACATATTGGGTCGGGCGGGTCGTTTAGTAGATGCTAAGAAGGTATTTGAGGAGATGAAGTTGGTTAATTGTGAACCTAATGTAGTGACTTATAATACAATGATTAAGGCGCTTTTTGATTCTAAATCTTCATCTTATGAAGCTTTTTTGTTATTTGAGAAAATGAAGGCAAGTGGGATTGTCCCTAGCTCGTTTACTTATTCTATTATGATTGACGGTTTTTGTAAAACGAATAGAGTCGAGAAAGcgttgttgctacttgaagaaatggACGAAAAGGGTTTTCCGCCTTGTCCGGCTGCATATTGTAGCTTGATTAATAGTCTTGGAAAAGCAAAACGTTACGAAGCTGCAAACGAGTTGTTTCAAGAATTAAGGGAAAATTGTGGGTCATCTAGCTCTCGGGTGTATGCTGTTATGATTAGAAATTTTGGAAAATGTGGACGGTTGGATGAAGCAATCGATCTTTTTGAAGAAATCAAGAAAACGGGGTCCGTCCCAGACGTTTATGCGTACAACGCGCTTATGTCTGGGATGGTACGAGAGGGTTTGATAGATAAAGCTTATTCCTTGATGAGGGAAATGGAAGAAAATGGGTGTGCGGCGGATGTAAATTCACATAATATAATTCTGAATGGATTAGCTAAGAGTGGTGGCCCACAACGGGCTATGGTTATGTTTGAAAAAATGAAACGGTCGAAAATAAAGCCGGATGGTGTTAGTTATAATACTCTTCTTGGGTGTTTAAGTCATGCTGGTTTGTTTGAAGAGGCTGCAAGATTAATGGGAGAGATGAAGTCATTAGGGTTTGAATATGATGCTATTACATACTCATCTATACTTGATGCAGTTGGCAAGATCGATGAAGATGATGCACATTAA
- the LOC139866737 gene encoding pentatricopeptide repeat-containing protein At3g16010 isoform X1 has protein sequence MIKMTVKSIASRRSISTMPFLSDRIKQTENEIVQMFRLSAPREDTRNLGANQRTLRKGSASRVLDERFIRILKIFKWGPDAEKALEVLKLRVDHRLVREVLNIDVDINVKMQFFKWAGKRRHFEHDATTYMALICCLSDCGSYGDMWKMIQEMVRMSVVIDPKDLSEIVRLLGKAKMVNKALSLFYQVKGRKCKPTASTYNSVILMLMKENHADKVFDLYNEMCNEGNCFPDTVTYSALMSAFAKLGHDNHAIRLFDEMKENGFHPNAKIYTTLLGIHFKAGRIEKALTLVAEMKDKGCGPTVYTYTELIRGLAKAGKIEEAYGIYVDMVKQGFKPDVVLINNVINILGRAGRLVDAKKVFEEMKLVNCEPNVVTYNTMIKALFDSKSSSYEAFLLFEKMKASGIVPSSFTYSIMIDGFCKTNRVEKALLLLEEMDEKGFPPCPAAYCSLINSLGKAKRYEAANELFQELRENCGSSSSRVYAVMIRNFGKCGRLDEAIDLFEEIKKTGSVPDVYAYNALMSGMVREGLIDKAYSLMREMEENGCAADVNSHNIILNGLAKSGGPQRAMVMFEKMKRSKIKPDGVSYNTLLGCLSHAGLFEEAARLMGEMKSLGFEYDAITYSSILDAVGKIDEDDAH, from the exons ATGATAAAGATGACAGTCAAGTCAATTGCCTCACGTCGATCAATATCTACAATGCCATTTCTGTCTGACAGAATTAAACAAACAG AAAATGAAATTGTTCAAATGTTCCGGTTATCGGCTCCAAGAGAAGACACGAGAAACTTGGGTGCTAATCAAAGAACATTACGTAAAGGTAGTGCATCAAGGGTGTTAGATGAGAGGTTTATTAGGATTTTAAAGATATTTAAGTGGGGCCCTGATGCCGAAAAGGCTTTAGAGGTACTTAAATTAAGAGTAGATCATCGATTAGTTCGCGAGGTTTTGAATATCGATGTAGACATTAATGTTAAAATGCAGTTTTTCAAATGGGCTGGAAAGAGACGGCATTTTGAACACGATGCCACTACTTATATGGCTTTAATTTGTTGTTTATCTGATTGTGGATCGTATGGCGATATGTGGAAGATGATTCAAGAAATGGTACGAATGTCTGTTGTTATCGATCCGAAGGATTTATCAGAAATTGTAAGACTATTAGGTAAGGCTAAAATGGTTAACAAAGCCCTTTCGTTGTTTTATCAAGTTAAAGGTCGAAAATGCAAGCCGACTGCAAGTACGTATAACTCTGTTATCTTGATGTTAATGAAAGAAAATCATGCTGATAAGGTGTTTGATCTTTATAACGAGATGTGTAATGAAGGTAATTGTTTTCCTGATACTGTAACGTATAGTGCCTTAATGTCGGCTTTTGCTAAGTTGGGTCATGATAACCATGCTATAAGGTTATTTGATGAAATGAAGGAAAACGGGTTTCACCCTAATGCTAAAATTTACACAACGTTATTAGGTATACATTTTAAAGCAGGTAGAATAGAAAAGGCGTTAACTTTAGTAGCTGAAATGAAAGATAAGGGATGTGGGCCCACCGTTTATACTTACACGGAGTTAATAAGAGGGCTAGCGAAAGCGGGGAAGATAGAAGAAGCGTACGGGATTTATGTCGATATGGTAAAACAAGGGTTTAAACCGGACGTTGTTCTTATAAACAATGTGATTAACATATTGGGTCGGGCGGGTCGTTTAGTAGATGCTAAGAAGGTATTTGAGGAGATGAAGTTGGTTAATTGTGAACCTAATGTAGTGACTTATAATACAATGATTAAGGCGCTTTTTGATTCTAAATCTTCATCTTATGAAGCTTTTTTGTTATTTGAGAAAATGAAGGCAAGTGGGATTGTCCCTAGCTCGTTTACTTATTCTATTATGATTGACGGTTTTTGTAAAACGAATAGAGTCGAGAAAGcgttgttgctacttgaagaaatggACGAAAAGGGTTTTCCGCCTTGTCCGGCTGCATATTGTAGCTTGATTAATAGTCTTGGAAAAGCAAAACGTTACGAAGCTGCAAACGAGTTGTTTCAAGAATTAAGGGAAAATTGTGGGTCATCTAGCTCTCGGGTGTATGCTGTTATGATTAGAAATTTTGGAAAATGTGGACGGTTGGATGAAGCAATCGATCTTTTTGAAGAAATCAAGAAAACGGGGTCCGTCCCAGACGTTTATGCGTACAACGCGCTTATGTCTGGGATGGTACGAGAGGGTTTGATAGATAAAGCTTATTCCTTGATGAGGGAAATGGAAGAAAATGGGTGTGCGGCGGATGTAAATTCACATAATATAATTCTGAATGGATTAGCTAAGAGTGGTGGCCCACAACGGGCTATGGTTATGTTTGAAAAAATGAAACGGTCGAAAATAAAGCCGGATGGTGTTAGTTATAATACTCTTCTTGGGTGTTTAAGTCATGCTGGTTTGTTTGAAGAGGCTGCAAGATTAATGGGAGAGATGAAGTCATTAGGGTTTGAATATGATGCTATTACATACTCATCTATACTTGATGCAGTTGGCAAGATCGATGAAGATGATGCACATTAA